From the Gammaproteobacteria bacterium genome, one window contains:
- a CDS encoding aspartate aminotransferase family protein, translated as MHDSIMPTYARLPVSFERGEGPWLWDSEGDRYFDAISGIAVCSIGHAHPQVAKAISDQASRLLHTSNLYSIPAQQQLADNLTRLAGMQQVFFGNSGAEANEAAIKIARLFGHNNGIDNPTIIVADGSFHGRTMATLSATGNPKVQDGFAPLLEGFVRVPYDDIAAIEAVANNNPNIVAVLFEPVQGEGGVNIPSSDFLGKLRTICDRHNWLMMLDEVQTGMCRTGEWFAFQHSDITPDVMTLAKALGNGVPIGACLTHGKATGVMGAGNHASTFGGNPLVCQAALAVIDVMTKSDAKQRAEQGSQRIVDGLQAELGAVAGIIDIRHHGMMIGIQLGRPCAALVKQALAQKLLINVTAGNVIRLLPVLLLSDSEIEQLITDVSTLVKSFLR; from the coding sequence TTGCATGATTCAATAATGCCAACCTATGCACGGCTACCGGTTAGCTTTGAGCGGGGAGAAGGGCCGTGGCTCTGGGATAGTGAAGGCGATAGATACTTTGATGCGATCAGTGGCATCGCGGTGTGCAGCATAGGTCATGCCCATCCGCAGGTTGCCAAAGCGATTAGCGACCAGGCGAGCCGCCTGCTACATACTTCAAACCTCTACAGCATTCCTGCCCAACAACAGCTGGCGGATAATTTAACCCGTCTTGCGGGTATGCAGCAGGTGTTTTTTGGCAACTCGGGTGCCGAGGCTAATGAAGCAGCGATTAAAATTGCCCGTCTTTTTGGCCATAATAATGGGATCGACAACCCCACCATTATTGTTGCCGATGGTAGTTTTCATGGCCGCACCATGGCGACGCTATCCGCAACCGGAAACCCCAAAGTACAGGATGGGTTTGCCCCTTTGCTGGAAGGCTTTGTGCGGGTTCCTTATGACGATATTGCTGCTATTGAGGCGGTTGCCAACAATAATCCCAATATAGTCGCGGTACTCTTTGAGCCGGTGCAGGGAGAGGGGGGCGTTAATATCCCCAGTAGTGATTTTCTTGGTAAGCTACGAACAATTTGTGACCGGCATAATTGGTTGATGATGTTGGATGAGGTGCAAACTGGCATGTGTCGAACGGGAGAGTGGTTTGCATTCCAGCACAGCGATATTACCCCTGATGTTATGACGCTGGCTAAAGCGCTAGGTAATGGCGTGCCGATTGGTGCTTGCCTTACCCATGGCAAAGCAACGGGTGTGATGGGGGCTGGCAATCACGCCTCCACTTTTGGCGGTAACCCGCTTGTTTGCCAGGCCGCATTGGCGGTTATTGATGTGATGACAAAAAGCGATGCCAAGCAACGCGCCGAGCAAGGTAGCCAGCGGATTGTTGATGGGCTTCAAGCCGAGCTGGGTGCAGTGGCGGGTATTATCGATATTCGCCACCACGGCATGATGATCGGTATTCAGTTGGGCCGGCCCTGTGCAGCGTTGGTCAAGCAGGCACTGGCGCAGAAGCTTTTGATTAATGTAACCGCTGGCAACGTCATACGTTTATTACCCGTGTTGTTATTAAGCGACAGTGAAATAGAACAACTCATCACCGACGTTAGTACGCTGGTGAAGAGCTTTCTACGTTAA
- a CDS encoding Rrf2 family transcriptional regulator encodes MKLSKKGRYAVTAIMDLVLKAPFGPTTLNNISVSQEISMSYMEQLFARLRKHDLVQGTRGPGGGYRLARPANEITIAQVLEAVDDDAGALNNGNKSVTDLSHLLWDELSRKVARYLDSITIQDLLDQSGYAEEAARAEQSTEKPLVGVTDQSSTLNQTKRLSSH; translated from the coding sequence ATGAAGCTGTCTAAAAAAGGACGATACGCAGTTACTGCGATTATGGATTTGGTACTAAAAGCACCTTTTGGTCCAACAACACTCAATAACATATCGGTTAGCCAGGAAATTTCCATGTCATACATGGAGCAACTCTTTGCGCGACTACGCAAGCATGATCTTGTTCAGGGTACTCGTGGCCCAGGTGGAGGTTACCGCCTCGCACGGCCTGCGAATGAGATCACCATTGCACAAGTGCTGGAAGCCGTAGATGATGATGCTGGTGCGCTTAACAATGGTAATAAAAGTGTTACCGATCTCAGTCATCTACTCTGGGATGAGCTTAGCCGAAAAGTCGCACGTTATCTGGATAGCATTACCATTCAGGATCTTCTAGACCAATCAGGCTACGCCGAAGAGGCAGCACGCGCCGAGCAATCCACTGAAAAACCACTGGTGGGCGTAACAGATCAGTCCAGCACTTTAAATCAAACTAAACGTCTTAGCTCCCACTAA
- a CDS encoding M14 family metallopeptidase has protein sequence MLNVIEQIPAGLLSCRHDELYELLGGPTLIHLAGRREQPLFISVLLHGNEHASFYALQQLLKKYQHRALPRALSLFIGNVEAAKHNLRHLDGQPDYNRVWPGCEELDIVTPEQAAVQTVYNEMESRTPFASIDIHNNTGLNPHYGCINRLDAPFMHLAAMFSRTCVYFTRPKGVQSLAFSTLCPSITLECGKVGDRHGIEHAFEYIDACLHLAEHPQHPVAKNDIDLFHTVAQVRIPLKTTFGFQCHESDLRFSNDLEYLNFQELPAGTRIAHSDTLQHLDVINEQGEEVTEQFFTLQNGEIHTNRRVMPSMLTMDREVIRQDCLCYLMERLSRLK, from the coding sequence ATGTTGAATGTTATTGAGCAAATTCCGGCAGGACTTCTTAGCTGCCGCCATGACGAGCTTTATGAGCTACTCGGTGGCCCGACGCTGATTCACCTAGCAGGTCGCCGCGAGCAGCCGCTCTTTATCTCGGTGCTGCTGCATGGTAACGAGCACGCCAGCTTTTACGCCTTGCAACAGCTACTTAAAAAGTATCAGCACAGAGCGCTGCCACGGGCACTCTCACTCTTTATCGGTAATGTAGAAGCAGCCAAACATAATCTGCGCCACCTCGACGGCCAGCCAGATTATAACCGCGTATGGCCGGGTTGCGAAGAGCTCGATATTGTCACTCCAGAGCAAGCGGCTGTGCAGACGGTGTATAACGAGATGGAGAGTCGTACCCCCTTCGCCAGTATCGATATACACAACAACACGGGGCTTAACCCCCACTACGGCTGCATTAACCGGCTGGATGCACCCTTTATGCACCTGGCGGCGATGTTCAGCCGAACTTGCGTCTACTTTACACGTCCAAAGGGGGTGCAATCCCTCGCATTTTCGACACTCTGCCCCTCAATCACCTTGGAGTGCGGAAAAGTGGGTGATCGCCACGGCATCGAGCACGCCTTTGAGTATATTGATGCCTGCTTACATCTTGCAGAGCACCCGCAGCACCCGGTAGCCAAAAATGACATCGACCTTTTTCATACGGTCGCCCAAGTGCGTATTCCCCTAAAAACCACATTTGGCTTCCAATGCCATGAGAGTGACCTGAGATTCAGCAATGATCTTGAGTACCTTAATTTTCAAGAGTTACCCGCAGGTACTCGCATCGCCCACAGTGACACACTACAGCACTTAGATGTGATCAATGAACAGGGAGAGGAGGTGACAGAGCAGTTTTTCACCCTGCAAAATGGAGAGATTCACACCAACCGGAGAGTGATGCCTTCAATGTTGACCATGGATAGAGAAGTTATACGGCAAGATTGTCTCTGTTATCTGATGGAGCGTCTGTCACGGTTGAAATAA
- a CDS encoding glutamate--cysteine ligase: protein MGQEIEQAHFKRCDFQRFNKALRDETALLHSLQQNRQLADNGFVMGFELEGWLLDQAQQPAPLNQRFVEQFNSPLVTLELAKFNVELNTKPWPLTGNALCKAERALQRHWQKGQQIARQINGGNLLAIGILPTVTPQHLSNKNMSEMKRYRALCEQVLRLRKGEPLKLDIQGHQHLKHTHNDLMLESAATSFQIHLQTSPALAVRHYNASKMVSAPLVAIAANSPFLFNHQLWDESRIPLFEQAVDVVAHPNSPHQAMRRVTFGHGYLADSLVETFQHNLDNYEVLLPLALSPSKQRLEHLALHNGTIWRWNRPLVGVDKQGSVHLRIEHRPLPAGPTIVDMIANAAFYFGLVRALADQLDAPEKQLPFAAAKKNFYQAAQHGLDAEVLWLDGKLHPVQTLILQQLLPLAYQGLARLGIDEKDQQRLLGIIEQRTLNKQNGAAWQRQFRQKYQRDMVQLTARYAERQQSNIPVHQWTL from the coding sequence ATGGGACAAGAGATTGAGCAGGCACATTTTAAGCGGTGCGACTTTCAACGCTTTAACAAGGCGCTGCGAGATGAGACGGCTCTTTTGCACTCTCTACAGCAAAACCGGCAACTCGCAGACAATGGCTTTGTCATGGGTTTTGAGCTTGAGGGGTGGTTGCTGGATCAAGCGCAACAACCCGCCCCCCTCAACCAACGATTTGTCGAGCAGTTCAATAGCCCACTGGTTACTCTGGAGCTGGCCAAGTTCAATGTTGAATTGAACACTAAGCCATGGCCACTTACCGGTAACGCCCTCTGCAAAGCGGAGAGAGCGTTGCAACGGCATTGGCAAAAAGGGCAGCAAATTGCACGACAGATAAACGGTGGAAACCTGCTGGCAATTGGTATTTTACCCACCGTCACGCCGCAACATCTCTCAAACAAAAATATGAGCGAGATGAAACGTTATCGGGCGTTGTGTGAGCAGGTATTACGACTACGCAAGGGCGAGCCGTTGAAGCTGGACATCCAGGGCCACCAGCACCTGAAACACACACATAACGACCTGATGTTGGAGTCCGCAGCCACCTCTTTTCAGATACACCTTCAAACGTCACCCGCATTGGCGGTTCGCCACTATAATGCCAGTAAAATGGTCTCCGCACCGTTGGTCGCTATCGCAGCCAACTCCCCCTTTCTGTTCAACCATCAACTGTGGGATGAGTCACGGATACCACTCTTTGAGCAGGCTGTTGATGTGGTTGCTCACCCCAACTCGCCTCACCAGGCCATGCGCCGGGTGACGTTTGGCCATGGATACCTTGCGGACTCATTAGTGGAGACTTTTCAGCATAATCTGGATAATTATGAGGTGCTACTTCCCCTTGCACTCTCACCATCAAAACAGCGGTTAGAGCACCTCGCCCTGCATAACGGTACTATTTGGCGTTGGAACCGGCCCCTGGTCGGTGTTGATAAACAGGGGAGTGTCCACTTGCGTATTGAACATCGCCCGCTCCCTGCTGGCCCGACTATTGTGGATATGATCGCTAATGCAGCTTTCTATTTTGGATTGGTCAGAGCGCTGGCCGATCAACTTGATGCGCCAGAAAAACAGCTCCCTTTTGCAGCGGCAAAGAAGAATTTTTACCAAGCTGCTCAACACGGGCTGGATGCTGAGGTTTTGTGGTTAGATGGCAAGCTGCATCCGGTGCAAACACTTATTTTGCAGCAGCTGCTACCACTTGCTTATCAGGGGTTAGCACGGCTGGGTATTGATGAAAAAGATCAACAACGGTTGCTGGGCATCATTGAGCAACGCACTCTCAACAAACAAAATGGTGCCGCTTGGCAGCGACAATTTAGGCAGAAGTATCAACGGGACATGGTGCAACTTACTGCCCGCTATGCCGAGCGACAACAGAGCAACATACCTGTCCACCAATGGACACTATAG
- the glyQ gene encoding glycine--tRNA ligase subunit alpha, with protein sequence MSADTGEACKPRHDVKTFQGLIFALQEYWAAQGCAILQPLDMEVGAGTFHPATFLRSIGPEPWAAAYVQPSRRPTDGRYGENPNRLQHYYQFQVVIKPSPLNIQELYLASLRLCGIDPLEHDIRFVEDNWESPTLGAWGLGWEVWLNGMEVTQFTYFQQVGGLECTPITGEITYGLERIAMYLQGVESVYDLVWTNGPQGVISYGDVFHQNEVENSAYNFEHADVEWLFSQFDRCEKESKKLIELGLPLPAYEMVLKASHTFNLLDARHAISVTERARFIGRVRTLSRAVAKSYYERREALGFPMCQQESK encoded by the coding sequence GTGAGTGCGGACACCGGTGAAGCGTGCAAACCAAGGCATGATGTAAAGACTTTCCAAGGGCTGATTTTTGCCCTACAGGAGTATTGGGCCGCCCAAGGGTGTGCCATTTTACAGCCCCTGGATATGGAAGTGGGAGCGGGCACCTTCCACCCCGCCACTTTTTTACGCTCTATTGGCCCCGAACCGTGGGCAGCAGCCTACGTTCAGCCCTCTCGCCGCCCAACGGATGGCCGCTACGGCGAAAACCCCAACCGCCTACAACACTACTACCAGTTTCAGGTGGTTATTAAACCCTCGCCGTTGAATATTCAGGAGCTCTACCTGGCCTCGTTACGGCTCTGCGGAATCGACCCTTTAGAACATGATATTCGTTTTGTTGAAGACAACTGGGAGTCACCCACGCTGGGGGCTTGGGGATTAGGCTGGGAGGTGTGGTTGAATGGCATGGAGGTGACTCAGTTCACCTATTTCCAGCAGGTGGGTGGCCTCGAATGCACACCCATTACCGGCGAAATCACCTATGGACTGGAACGTATCGCGATGTACCTGCAAGGGGTTGAGAGTGTTTATGATCTGGTTTGGACAAACGGCCCCCAGGGTGTGATCAGTTATGGTGATGTTTTCCATCAAAATGAAGTGGAAAACTCCGCCTATAACTTTGAACATGCCGATGTTGAGTGGCTATTTTCTCAATTTGATCGTTGTGAAAAAGAGAGTAAAAAGCTCATTGAACTGGGTTTACCACTACCCGCATATGAGATGGTTTTGAAAGCATCACACACCTTCAATTTACTGGATGCCCGTCACGCCATCTCGGTTACTGAGCGCGCCCGCTTTATTGGCCGAGTGAGAACACTCTCCCGGGCGGTGGCTAAAAGCTACTACGAACGACGTGAAGCCCTGGGCTTTCCCATGTGCCAGCAGGAGTCGAAATAA
- the argF gene encoding ornithine carbamoyltransferase — MAPRHFLTLMDFSSDELNGLISRAIELKAMQRRGEIHEPMKNRVLGMIFEKSSTRTRVSFEAGTAQFGGHAIFLSPRDTQLGRGEPIEDSSRVLSSMVDIIMIRTFEHEKIELFAAYSQVPVINGLTDMYHPCQLLADIQAYVEQRGSIKGRTVTWIGDGNNMCHSYINAARQFNFKLKIATPVGYEPDSALVATAGDRVSLSNDPLVAAHDSDLIVTDVWASMGQEEEQKAREASFADFQVNESLMRAAKADALFMHCLPAHRGEEVSAGVIDGPQSAVWNEAENRLHAQKALMEFLLKEALNKPG, encoded by the coding sequence ATGGCACCTCGTCATTTTCTAACCCTGATGGACTTCAGCTCTGATGAACTCAACGGCTTAATTTCTCGCGCCATTGAGTTAAAAGCGATGCAGCGCCGTGGTGAAATCCACGAACCAATGAAAAACAGAGTGCTGGGGATGATTTTTGAAAAATCATCCACTCGTACCCGTGTCTCATTTGAGGCGGGCACCGCTCAATTTGGTGGTCATGCCATCTTCTTATCTCCCCGCGACACTCAACTGGGCCGCGGTGAACCGATAGAGGACTCTTCGCGGGTTTTGTCGAGCATGGTTGATATCATCATGATCCGAACCTTTGAGCATGAGAAAATCGAGCTTTTTGCGGCCTACTCCCAAGTCCCTGTTATCAACGGGCTAACCGACATGTATCACCCTTGCCAGCTGCTGGCTGATATTCAGGCCTACGTTGAGCAGCGTGGCTCGATCAAAGGGCGCACCGTCACCTGGATTGGTGATGGCAACAATATGTGTCACTCCTACATCAATGCCGCACGCCAATTTAACTTTAAACTGAAGATTGCGACTCCTGTAGGTTATGAGCCGGATAGTGCCCTGGTCGCCACTGCCGGTGATCGGGTTAGTTTAAGCAACGATCCACTGGTAGCCGCACATGACAGCGACCTAATTGTAACCGATGTGTGGGCAAGCATGGGTCAAGAGGAGGAGCAGAAGGCGCGTGAAGCCAGCTTTGCTGATTTCCAGGTCAATGAGTCATTAATGCGCGCAGCAAAAGCCGATGCGCTCTTCATGCACTGCCTGCCCGCCCATCGAGGCGAAGAGGTGAGTGCTGGGGTGATTGATGGCCCGCAAAGCGCTGTTTGGAATGAAGCAGAAAACCGCCTTCATGCGCAAAAGGCATTAATGGAGTTTCTGCTTAAAGAGGCTCTGAACAAGCCCGGTTAG
- a CDS encoding cytochrome c: MRVVFLVVIGTLLLACDSVDHTNHTTEVQAEAPPRNLNPELLETGKMVYEKHCKRCHGVDAVGSKNWQVQGPDGKYPAPPLNGTGHTWHHPKAVLINVIKNGSPGGMGNMPAMGNKISDDEIEALIIWFQSLWSERAYQIWYQYEHAYNKDT; encoded by the coding sequence ATGCGAGTTGTTTTTTTAGTGGTCATAGGCACGCTATTGCTGGCCTGTGATAGTGTTGACCACACTAACCACACGACAGAGGTTCAAGCAGAAGCCCCCCCCAGAAACTTGAACCCCGAGCTTCTGGAGACCGGAAAGATGGTTTACGAGAAGCATTGCAAACGCTGCCATGGTGTTGATGCCGTTGGCTCTAAAAACTGGCAGGTACAGGGGCCGGATGGTAAATATCCTGCACCACCCTTAAATGGCACCGGTCATACTTGGCACCATCCCAAAGCTGTTTTGATCAATGTGATCAAAAATGGTAGCCCCGGAGGCATGGGAAACATGCCCGCAATGGGCAACAAAATCAGTGATGATGAAATAGAAGCACTGATTATCTGGTTTCAGTCGCTCTGGAGTGAACGGGCGTACCAGATATGGTATCAATATGAGCACGCTTACAATAAAGATACTTAA
- a CDS encoding c-type cytochrome, translated as MNKRHLLGLMGAALLSLSTVAGAAGNAENGAELAAGCFGCHGEDGHSVVPSFPKLAGLQADYTAKQIFDFQNGKRTDETMVGMSYMVASKQDALDIGAYFEAQSAMKGEATGSKITQKGAKIYADLACASCHGKGGEGKGNLFPRIGGQHLDYLAKTLQDFRSGERTSDRTGMMAPIAKKLTDEQIEALADYITGL; from the coding sequence ATGAACAAGCGTCATCTATTAGGCTTAATGGGGGCAGCTCTATTATCGTTATCGACAGTGGCAGGTGCAGCGGGCAATGCGGAAAATGGTGCGGAACTGGCTGCCGGTTGCTTTGGTTGTCACGGTGAAGATGGTCACAGTGTAGTGCCCAGCTTCCCCAAGCTGGCTGGACTGCAAGCTGATTATACTGCCAAACAAATTTTCGACTTTCAAAACGGTAAGCGAACGGACGAGACAATGGTTGGCATGTCTTACATGGTTGCCAGCAAGCAGGATGCGCTGGATATTGGTGCCTACTTTGAAGCACAAAGCGCTATGAAAGGTGAAGCAACGGGTAGTAAAATCACTCAGAAAGGCGCTAAAATATATGCCGATCTTGCCTGTGCAAGCTGTCATGGTAAAGGCGGCGAAGGCAAAGGTAACCTGTTCCCCCGTATTGGCGGGCAGCACCTTGATTATTTGGCTAAAACACTACAGGATTTTCGTTCTGGAGAGCGCACTTCAGACCGCACCGGCATGATGGCGCCGATCGCTAAAAAATTGACGGATGAGCAGATCGAAGCGCTGGCTGATTATATCACTGGCTTGTAA
- a CDS encoding DUF302 domain-containing protein, with protein MYGFHATNVSGQFDEVVDNVTKALAVEGFGIITEIDFQATMKKKLDHDRLPYRILGACNPTLAKMAIEADADIGLLLPCNVVVRTEEDGSITVAFMDPAAVLGLVEKPGVEALAAEVRGKLIKVRDAIIG; from the coding sequence ATGTACGGTTTTCATGCAACAAATGTTTCTGGGCAGTTTGATGAAGTGGTTGATAATGTCACCAAGGCACTGGCCGTTGAGGGTTTCGGCATTATCACCGAGATTGATTTTCAGGCCACAATGAAAAAGAAGCTTGATCATGACCGCCTTCCCTACCGTATTTTGGGAGCCTGTAATCCAACATTAGCCAAGATGGCGATTGAGGCAGATGCTGACATTGGCCTGCTACTGCCCTGCAATGTAGTGGTACGAACCGAAGAAGATGGTTCGATTACCGTCGCCTTTATGGATCCGGCAGCGGTATTGGGCTTAGTGGAGAAGCCCGGCGTTGAAGCGCTGGCTGCCGAAGTTCGGGGGAAACTGATTAAAGTACGCGATGCGATTATCGGCTAA
- the ilvD gene encoding dihydroxy-acid dehydratase gives MPDYRSKTSTHGRNMAGARSLWRATGMKDDDFGKPIIAVANSFTQFVPGHVHLKDMGQLVAREIEKAGGVAKEFNTIAIDDGIAMGHSGMLYSLPSRDLIADSVEYMCNAHCADALVCISNCDKITPGMLMAAMRLNIPAIFVSGGPMEAGKATIKGKVVALDLVDAMVSAADPNETDEDVAIMERSACPTCGSCSGMFTANSMNCLTEALGLSLPGNGSLLATHADRKELFLRAGREIVSMAKSYYEQDDHSVLPREVASFKAFENAMSLDIAMGGSTNTILHLLAATQEAGIDFTVADIDRLSRKVPQFCKVAPSTQEYHMEDVHRAGGVFGILGEIDRAGLLHTDIPTVHSATLAEALQKWDVMRSDDETIKTFYRAAPGGVPTQQAFSQSERFDSLDDDRQSGCIRDQAHAFSQEGGLAILFGNIAEEGCIVKTAGVDESIHVFSGPARIFESQDAAVEAILDDRINEGDVLIIRYEGPKGGPGMQEMLYPTSYLKSKGLGKACALLTDGRFSGGTSGLSIGHASPEAAEGGAIGLVEEGDCIKIDIPNRSIHLELSDDELTHRRTAMDAQGDKAWMPVDRNRQVSVALQAYAAMTTSASRGAVRDLSQLEKSHK, from the coding sequence ATGCCTGACTATCGTTCTAAAACATCCACCCACGGTCGCAATATGGCAGGAGCCCGTTCGTTGTGGCGTGCCACTGGCATGAAAGATGACGATTTTGGCAAGCCGATTATTGCGGTGGCCAACTCCTTTACCCAGTTTGTACCTGGCCATGTACACCTCAAGGATATGGGGCAGCTGGTGGCCCGTGAAATTGAGAAAGCAGGCGGAGTGGCAAAGGAGTTTAATACCATTGCCATCGATGACGGTATCGCCATGGGCCACAGTGGCATGCTCTATTCCCTCCCTTCTCGCGACTTGATCGCTGACTCGGTTGAGTATATGTGTAACGCCCATTGTGCCGATGCACTGGTCTGTATCTCTAACTGTGACAAAATCACCCCGGGTATGTTGATGGCAGCGATGCGCCTGAATATCCCGGCAATTTTTGTCTCCGGTGGGCCGATGGAGGCCGGTAAAGCGACGATTAAAGGCAAAGTTGTGGCGCTGGACTTGGTGGATGCCATGGTCTCTGCCGCTGACCCCAACGAGACAGATGAAGATGTCGCTATTATGGAGCGCTCAGCCTGTCCGACCTGTGGCTCTTGCTCCGGTATGTTTACGGCTAACTCGATGAACTGCCTTACGGAAGCGCTGGGATTATCCTTGCCCGGTAACGGCTCACTGCTGGCAACCCATGCCGATCGTAAAGAGCTTTTTTTGCGTGCAGGGCGTGAAATTGTCAGCATGGCGAAGAGCTACTATGAACAGGATGACCACTCAGTGCTACCCCGCGAAGTGGCCAGCTTTAAAGCGTTTGAGAATGCCATGAGTCTGGATATTGCCATGGGTGGATCAACCAATACCATTCTGCATCTACTCGCGGCCACCCAAGAGGCGGGTATTGACTTTACCGTGGCGGATATTGACCGCCTGTCACGCAAAGTACCGCAGTTTTGCAAGGTGGCTCCCAGCACCCAGGAGTACCATATGGAAGATGTGCACCGCGCAGGTGGTGTGTTTGGCATTCTAGGTGAGATTGACCGTGCGGGATTGCTGCATACTGACATTCCCACCGTGCACAGCGCCACATTGGCTGAGGCGCTGCAAAAGTGGGATGTCATGCGCAGTGATGATGAAACTATAAAGACGTTCTATCGCGCCGCCCCCGGTGGTGTGCCAACCCAGCAGGCTTTTAGTCAGTCTGAGCGCTTTGACAGCCTAGATGATGATCGTCAGTCGGGTTGTATTCGTGATCAGGCCCACGCTTTCAGCCAAGAGGGTGGCTTGGCAATATTGTTTGGCAACATTGCGGAGGAGGGGTGCATTGTCAAAACCGCCGGTGTGGATGAGAGCATTCATGTTTTTTCCGGCCCCGCTCGTATTTTTGAGAGCCAGGATGCCGCCGTCGAAGCAATTCTTGATGACCGTATCAATGAAGGCGATGTGTTGATTATTCGTTATGAAGGGCCGAAGGGTGGCCCCGGTATGCAGGAGATGCTTTACCCTACCTCATATCTAAAATCAAAAGGGCTGGGCAAGGCGTGCGCTCTGTTGACGGATGGTCGATTTTCTGGGGGCACCTCAGGCCTCTCAATAGGCCACGCCTCGCCCGAAGCGGCTGAGGGTGGTGCCATCGGGTTAGTGGAAGAGGGTGATTGTATTAAAATTGATATTCCCAATCGATCGATTCATCTGGAACTGAGTGATGATGAGTTGACCCATCGCCGCACCGCAATGGATGCGCAAGGTGATAAAGCCTGGATGCCGGTTGATCGAAATCGTCAGGTCAGTGTGGCGCTGCAAGCATATGCAGCAATGACCACAAGTGCTTCTCGGGGTGCGGTGCGTGACCTTTCTCAGCTGGAAAAGAGCCACAAATAA